From Medicago truncatula cultivar Jemalong A17 chromosome 7, MtrunA17r5.0-ANR, whole genome shotgun sequence, a single genomic window includes:
- the LOC25497587 gene encoding probable receptor-like protein kinase At5g38990 isoform X1, translating into MLAKYSKRRSSSKKQCSTFINELCHEFSLDELKKATNNFDENRKIGKVMGDIVYKGYVKYNGENDYPIALLRITDVFRGQGFKNEIEHLCQLCHPNLISFIGFCDQKNKKILVYKKDEMVNGTLQDHLGSRDMESLSWKKRLEICIGAAKGLHYLHTGTKRPIFHRDVIPQNILLDNNMAPKLSQFGLSLQGKLSKSESIPIVVRICGPYGFCAPEYLQTRTYTDKCDVYSFGMVLLHVILCMNNFLTIYGKMKMLEKRRNEILEPNKRRLEYELDLSNRDDWNLFNPTYFLERFPADEIIDPILTRLISPECLAVFVNIMKRCLNREEPNERPSMGEVEVELEHALALQEEAERETSITFFPPTNGEI; encoded by the exons ATGCTTGCAAAATACTCAAAGCGTAGAAGTTCGTCCAAGAAACAATGTTCAACATTTATAAATGAGCTATGCCATGAGTTTTCTCTGGACGAGCTTAAGAAAGCTACCAATAACTTTGATGAAAATCGAAAAATTGGAAAAGTAATGGGCGATATAGTCTACAAAGGCTATGTCAAATATAATGGTGAAAATGATTATCCAATAGCATTGTTGCGGATAACAGATGTATTTAGGGGACAAGGTTTCAAGAATGAAATAGAACACCTCTGCCAGCTTTGTCACCCAAATTTGATATCTTTTATAGGATTTtgtgaccaaaaaaataagaaaattctCGTGTATAAAAAAGATGAAATGGTCAATGGCACTCTCCAAGATCACTTAGGTTCGAGGGATATGGAATCACTCTCGTGGAAGAAAAGGCTTGAAATATGCATTGGAGCTGCAAAAGGACTACACTATCTTCACACTGGAACAAAGCGTCCGATTTTCCACCGTGACGTAATTCCACAGAACATTCTTTTGGATAACAATATGGCACCAAAACTCTCGCAATTTGGATTATCCTTACAAGGGAAGCTTTCTAAATCGGAGTCAATACCAATTGTAGTCCGTATTTGTG GTCCATATGGTTTCTGTGCACCAGAGTATCTGCAAACCAGAACTTACACAGATAAATGTGACGTTTACTCCTTTGGTATGGTTCTACTTCACGTAATTTTATGCATGAACAACTTTCTAACCATCTATGGTAAGATGAAGATGttagagaaaagaagaaatgagATTTTAGAACCAAATAAAAGACGATTAGAGTATGAGTTGGATTTATCTAATCGGGATGATTGGAATTTATTTAATCCAACCTACTTTCTAGAGAGGTTCCCAGCTGATGAAATTATTGATCCAATTCTCACGAGATTGATTTCACCGGAATGTTTGGCAGTGTTCGTCAATATCATGAAAAGATGCTTGAATAGAGAAGAACCAAATGAAAGACCTTCAATGGGTGAGGTTGAGGTTGAACTTGAGCATGCTCTAGCACTGCAGGAGGAAGCAGAGCGTGAGACAAGCATAACTTTTTTCCCACCAACTAATGGtgaaatttga
- the LOC25497587 gene encoding probable receptor-like protein kinase At5g38990 isoform X2 has protein sequence MLAKYSKRRSSSKKQCSTFINELCHEFSLDELKKATNNFDENRKIGKVMGDIVYKGYVKYNGENDYPIALLRITDVFRGQGFKNEIEHLCQLCHPNLISFIGFCDQKNKKILVYKKDEMVNGTLQDHLGSRDMESLSWKKRLEICIGAAKGLHYLHTGTKRPIFHRDVIPQNILLDNNMAPKLSQFGLSLQGKLSKSESIPIVVRICEYLQTRTYTDKCDVYSFGMVLLHVILCMNNFLTIYGKMKMLEKRRNEILEPNKRRLEYELDLSNRDDWNLFNPTYFLERFPADEIIDPILTRLISPECLAVFVNIMKRCLNREEPNERPSMGEVEVELEHALALQEEAERETSITFFPPTNGEI, from the exons ATGCTTGCAAAATACTCAAAGCGTAGAAGTTCGTCCAAGAAACAATGTTCAACATTTATAAATGAGCTATGCCATGAGTTTTCTCTGGACGAGCTTAAGAAAGCTACCAATAACTTTGATGAAAATCGAAAAATTGGAAAAGTAATGGGCGATATAGTCTACAAAGGCTATGTCAAATATAATGGTGAAAATGATTATCCAATAGCATTGTTGCGGATAACAGATGTATTTAGGGGACAAGGTTTCAAGAATGAAATAGAACACCTCTGCCAGCTTTGTCACCCAAATTTGATATCTTTTATAGGATTTtgtgaccaaaaaaataagaaaattctCGTGTATAAAAAAGATGAAATGGTCAATGGCACTCTCCAAGATCACTTAGGTTCGAGGGATATGGAATCACTCTCGTGGAAGAAAAGGCTTGAAATATGCATTGGAGCTGCAAAAGGACTACACTATCTTCACACTGGAACAAAGCGTCCGATTTTCCACCGTGACGTAATTCCACAGAACATTCTTTTGGATAACAATATGGCACCAAAACTCTCGCAATTTGGATTATCCTTACAAGGGAAGCTTTCTAAATCGGAGTCAATACCAATTGTAGTCCGTATTTGTG AGTATCTGCAAACCAGAACTTACACAGATAAATGTGACGTTTACTCCTTTGGTATGGTTCTACTTCACGTAATTTTATGCATGAACAACTTTCTAACCATCTATGGTAAGATGAAGATGttagagaaaagaagaaatgagATTTTAGAACCAAATAAAAGACGATTAGAGTATGAGTTGGATTTATCTAATCGGGATGATTGGAATTTATTTAATCCAACCTACTTTCTAGAGAGGTTCCCAGCTGATGAAATTATTGATCCAATTCTCACGAGATTGATTTCACCGGAATGTTTGGCAGTGTTCGTCAATATCATGAAAAGATGCTTGAATAGAGAAGAACCAAATGAAAGACCTTCAATGGGTGAGGTTGAGGTTGAACTTGAGCATGCTCTAGCACTGCAGGAGGAAGCAGAGCGTGAGACAAGCATAACTTTTTTCCCACCAACTAATGGtgaaatttga